One stretch of Toxoplasma gondii ME49 chromosome XI, whole genome shotgun sequence DNA includes these proteins:
- a CDS encoding glycogen phosphorylase 1, putative (encoded by transcript TGME49_310670), giving the protein MANAADENVFANDSSYHWEMRRKASFSKLTGAVPRAIPGMYNEEDPHADEKKEKLWKLMETYISSDIHSIQRSIVNHVEYTCARTRFNCDPESCYRASAFSVRDRLIETLNDTNAYFHEKDCKRAYYLSLEFLLGRAFQNALVNLDIENNYKKALAELGFNLEQLYEFEHDPALGNGGLGRLAACFLDSMATVNLPCWGYGIRYTYGIFEQKIVNGRQVEHPDYWLTMSNPWEIERPDCTYAVRFYGSVKEYRDVQTGRMRSKWVEGEIVQAMAYDNPIPGFDTYNTINLRLWKAAPGKEFDFHLFNVGRYLESVRERQRAESISAVLYPNDNTLEGKELRLKQQYFFVCATVQDVLRRFKKVSNRDWNDLPSKVQMQLNDTHPTIAIPELMRILLDVEGLEWEQAWDLTKQIFNYTNHTVLPEALEKWSAELIGKLLPRHLLIINEINFRFLNEVRGVFGDDWNKISRMSIYEEGEEKRIRMANLAVIGSRHVNGVAAIHSELVKKDLFPEFVEFYSRQGFNNKFLNVTNGVTPRRWIYCANRGLADLFSNWLGSDSWLKELDMVAGLQNHIDDPQLRKEWRAVKRENKKRLAAWVEQRCNVKLDVDRMLFDIQVKRIHEYKRQLLNCLYTLHRYLTLKKMSPHERENVVPRATMIGGKAAPGYFTAKNIIKLVNNIAQVVNNDPDVNQYLKVVFLPNYNVSHAQVIIPASDLSQHISTAGTEASGTSNMKFVMNGGLILGTLDGANIEIREECGDDTMFIFGAREHEVAKIREQARNGNYPIDGRLREVFDFIRSGKLACGDGQAQSDFVAIVDQLCNNGYGHNGDFYLLIHDFQDYCRAQHVVDETYKDVEQWTTLSIKAASSMGKFSTDRCMREYATEVWDIEPCERPPPDEFQRMRSFANDIPNKVSA; this is encoded by the exons atgGCGAACGCCGCTGACGAAAACGTTTTCGCTAATGACTCGTCGTACCATTGGGAAATGCGCCGAAAGGCGTCATTTTCCAAGCTGACCGGAGCAGTGCCCCGTGCAATCCCCGGCATGTACAACGAGGAAGATCCTCACGCCgatgagaagaaggagaagcttTGGAAGCTCATGGAGACTTACATCAGCTCGGATATTCACTCCATCCAGCGAAGCATCGTGAACCATGTG GAATACACCTGCGCTAGAACTCGCTTCAACTGCGATCCAGAGTCGTGCTACCGTGCGTCAGCCTTCTCCGTCCGTGACCGTCTCATTGAGACACTTAACGACACGAACGCGTATTTCCACGAAAAGGACTGCAAGAGGGCATACTATTTGTCTCTTGAGTTCCTCCTCGGCCGCG CTTTCCAGAATGCCCTCGTTAACCTGGATATTGAGAACAACTACAAGAAGGCTTTGGCGGAGCTGGGCTTCAACCTAGAGCAGTTGTACGAGTTCGAGCACGATCCTGCGCTCGGCAACGGCGGCCTCG GGCGTCTGGCTGCCTGCTTCCTCGACTCGATGGCGACTGTGAATCTCCCATGCTGGGGCTATGGCATTCGCTACACTTACGGTATTTTCGAGCAGAAGATCGTCAACGGCCGCCAAGTGGAGCACCCAGACTACTGGCTGACCATGTCGAACCCGTGGGAGATCGAGAGACCGGACTGTACCTACGCAGTGCGCTTCTACGGATCCGTGAAGGAGTACCGCGACGTGCAGACAGGCCGCATGCGCAGCAAATGGGTCGAAGGCGAAATCGTTCAGGCCATGGCATACGACAACCCGATTCCCGGGTTCGACACGTACAACACGATCAACTTGCGTCTGTGGAAGGCGGCACCCGGCAAAGAGTTCGACTTCCACCTTTTCAACGTCGGCCGCTACCTGGAGTCGGTGCGTGAGCGCCAGCGTGCGGAGTCGATCTCCGCGGTGCTGTACCCGAACGACAACACCTTGGAAGGCAAGGAGTTGCGTCTGAAGCAACAGTACTTCTTTGTCTGTGCCACGGTCCAAGACGTTCTGCGCCGCTTCAAGAAGGTGTCTAACCGGGACTGGAACGACCTCCCGTCGAAGGTCCAGATGCAGTTGAACGACACGCACCCGACCATCGCCATTCCGGAGCTGATGCGCATTCTCCTTGATGTCGAAGGCCTGGAGTGGGAACAAGCGTGGGATCTGACCAAACAGATCTTCAACTACACAAACCACACCGTCCTTCCGGAGGCCCTCGAAAAGTGGTCTGCCGAGTTGATCGGCAAGCTGCTGCCCAG GCATCTTCTGATTATCAACGAGATCAACTTCCGCTTCTTGAACGAAGTCCGCGGCGTTTTCGGGGACGACTGGAATAAAATCAGTCGCATGTCGATCTatgaggaaggcgaggagaaacgtATCCGCATGGCCAATCTGGCGGTTATCGGAAGCCGACACGTCAACGGCGTGGCCGCAATCCACTCGGAGCTCGTGAAGAAGGATCTTTTCCCCGAATTCGTCGAGTTCTACTCCCGACAGGGCTTCAACAACAAGTTCCTCAATGTCACCAACGGTGTGACACCCCGGCGCTGGATCTACTGCGCGAACCGCGGACTCGCAGACCTCTTCAGCAACTGGCTCGGCTCCGACTCGTGGCTGAAGGAGCTCGACATGGTTGCCGGCCTCCAAAATCACATCGATGATCCGCAACTGCGCAAGGAGTGGCGCGCTGTGAAGCGTGAGAACAAGAAGCGCCTGGCCGCCTGGGTGGAGCAGAGATGCAACGTGAAGCTTGATGTAGATCGCATGCTGTTCGATATTCAGGTGAAGCGAATTCACGAGTACAAGCGCCAGCTCCTCaactgtctgtacactctGCACCGCTACCTCACCCTCAAGAAGATGTCGCcccacgagagagaaaacgtcgTTCCGCGCGCGACGATGATTGGAGGCAAAGCGGCTCCGGGTTATTTCACAGCAAAGAATATCATCAAGTTGGTCAACAACATCGCTCAGGTCGTCAACAACGACCCCGATGTCAACCAGTATCTCAAG GTCGTCTTCCTGCCAAACTACAACGTGTCGCATGCGCAAGTGATCATCCCGGCAAGCGACCTGTCTCAGCACATCTCGACGGCCGGCACAGAGGCCTCTGGCACATCGAACATGAAGTTCGTCATGAATGGAGGCTTGATCCTGGGAACGCTGGACGGTGCCAACATCGAAATTCGCGAGGAATGCGGCGATGACACCATGTTCATTTTCGGTGCCAGAGAGCACGAAGTGGCAAAGATCCGTGAACAG gcGCGGAACGGGAACTACCCCATCGACGGACGACTCAGAGAGGTCTTTGATTTCATCCGCTCCGGAAAGCTGGCTTGTGGGGACGGACAGGCCCAAAGTGACTTCGTTGCAATAGTGGATCAGCTCTGCAACAACGGCTACGGCCATAACGGTGATTTCTATCTCCTCATTCACGACTTCCAGGACTACTGCCGGGCTCAGCACGTTGTGGACGAGACCTACAAGGATGTCGAGCAGTGGACCACTCTTTCCATCAAG GCCGCATCTTCAATGGGCAAATTTTCTACGgatcgctgcatgcgcgaataCGCAACCGAGGTCTGGGACATCGAACCGTGTGAACGTCCCCCTCCGGATGAGTTCCAAAGAATGAGATCTTTCGCGAATGACATCCCAAACAAAGTCTCAG CGTGA
- a CDS encoding Dullard family phosphatase domain-containing protein (encoded by transcript TGME49_310660) produces MASLPSTGSDLSAVPEALRGMIVQTDPENGTESTANLANHFDAFEDTLSSNVFGDSRKGSLRSPCPPLPLLRHSLQTPQNGHLRSDPAQSTPVTQANLKNFRQSPAGSAPDRESLQLKSGRHAVIVRPECLQSTDESVGIAISSQSSSLKTRMKAEWVANSSESDEGSLAGNSEPNHTLYAQPVDGAHPGASSSRHSSGSRSASPLNMSANGDNAEDRSGAFCTPKSACTEDKADLDRIDCALEVVREYGLDLTAEEWHRQDNGDTSASKSLLPWERLDPRHSVIRLARNVTGYGFYFGATDSPYPAGSAEESPSGNAAPAEQRKVLSKEQPRDGDPDAHEEAGTWVGSYARRFRFHSVVRRNAENKPPNEVSVAVLHSASSEKTYTLCGCLRYATGWRKYGRQAHATGPGNRKELRPRQLRQLKCENAPPFLGPQREEHKSRTTLVLDLDETLVHSSFRPVPVSAFAITVEVEGKPHTIHVCKRPGVDRFLEVVSRLYEVVIFTASLQTYADPLIDLLDPKGLCPYRLFRSSCSHWKGLWIKDLENLGRDLRRVILVDNSPSAYLLQPWNALPIKSWFFNMADRELDDLTSILAVMATVEDVPAVLKETVGPSCRERVLQQLRLLGEVEDERDEAEWFKYCPI; encoded by the exons ATGGCCTCCCTCCCGTCAACAGGTTCCGACCTGTCGGCGGTTCCTGAGGCGTTGCGGGGGATGATTGTTCAAACGGATCCAGAGAACGGGACGGAGTCGACCGCAAACCTAGCAAACCATTTCGATGCGTTTGAGGACACACTTTCTTCAAATGTATTCGGTGATTCACGCAAAGGCTCGCTGCGGTCACCATGCCCCCCCCTGCCCCTGTTACGCCACTCCCTCCAGACCCCCCAGAACGGACACCTTCGGTCAGACCCTGCGCAGAGCACACCAGTGACCCAGGCGAATCTGAAGAACTTCCGACAGTCCCCTGCTGGGAGCGCGCCTGACCGcgagtctctgcagctcaAATCTGGCCGGCATGCCGTGATTGTCAGGCCGGAATGTCTTCAGTCGACCGACGAGAGTGTCGGGATTGCTATCTCGTCACAGAGCAGCTCGTTAAAAACACGGATGAAGGCGGAGTGGGTGGCAAATTCTTCAGAGTCCGACGAGGGAAGCCTTGCGGGAAACTCGGAACCGAATCATACGCTGTACGCACAGCCAGTTGATGGCGCTCACCCCGGGGCTAGTAGCTCAAGGCATTCGTCTGGATCTCGATCTGCGAGTCCGCTTAACATGTCGGCAAACGGTGACAATGCCGAGGACAGATCTGGGGCGTTTTGCACGCCGAAAAGCGCCTGCACCGAAGATAAGGCTGACCTGGATCGAATAGACTGTGCGTTGGAGGTTGTTCGCGAGTATGGCTTGGACCTCACCGCCGAGGAGTGGCATCGACAAGACAATGGTGACACTTCTGCCTCAAAGTCGCTCCTGCCTTGGGAACGTCTTGACCCGAGACACAGTGTCATCAGGCTGGCAAGAAATGTGACAGGTTACGGATTTTACTTTGGCGCAACAGACTCCCCGTACCCGGCGGGCAGCGCTGAGGAGAGCCCCAGTGGCAACGCAGCGCCGGCCGAGCAAAGGAAAGTTCTCTCCAAAGAACAACCACGAGACGGGGACCCAGACGCCCATGAAGAAGCTGGAACGTGGGTCGGCAGTTACGCCCGACGCTTCCGTTTCCACTCAGTCGTGCGACggaacgcagaaaacaaaCCACCGAATGAAGTTTCCGTGGCAGTTCTCCACTCAGCAAGCAGCGAAAAGACCTACACCTTGTGCGGCTGTCTTCGTTATGCGACAGGGTGGAGAAAATATGGGCGCCAGGCTCATGCGACAGGTCCTGGGAACCGAAAG GAGCTGCGGCCTCGGCAGCTGCGGCAGCTCAAGTGTGAAAACGCTCCCCCTTTCCTCGGTCCGCAGAGGGAAGAACACAAG AGCAGAACGACGCTTGTTCTCGATCTTGATGAAACGCTGGTTCACAGCTCTTTCAGGCCCGTGCCAGTTTCCGCTTTCGCCATAACG GTGGAAGTCGAGGGGAAGCCGCACACGATACACGTGTGCAAAAGACCCG GTGTCGACAGGTTCCTGGAAGTTGTCTCCCGCCTCTATGAGGTCGTCATTTTTACTGCCAGTTTGCAGACA TATGCCGACCCTCTGATCGACCTCCTTGATCCGAAAGGCCTGTGCCCGTATCGCCTATTTCGCTCTTCGTGCAGCCATTG GAAAGGCTTGTGGATTAAAGACCTGGAGAACCTTGGTCGCGATCTGCGGCGCGTCATTCTGGTGGATAACTCACCCAGCGCCTACTTGCTTCAACCGTGGAATGCACTTCCCATCAAAAGCTG GTTTTTCAATATGGCGGACCGAGAGCTCGATGATCTCACGTCAATTCTTGCAGTTATGGCAACG GTGGAGGACGTTCCGGCTGTTTTAAAAGAAACTGTAGGACCGTCGTGTCGAG AACGTGTCCTGCAACAGCTAAGACTGTTAGGCGAGgtggaggacgagagagacgaagcagagtgGTTCAAGTATTGCCCGATTTGA
- a CDS encoding serine/threonine phosophatase PP1 (encoded by transcript TGME49_310700~Product name based on PMID:17660360.) — MVSLDVDVDAVISKLLEVRGSRPGKPVQLTEAEIRGLCHKSREIFISQPILLELEAPIKICGDIHGQYYDLLRLFEYGGFPPEANYLFLGDYVDRGKQSLETICLLLAYKIKYPENFFLLRGNHECASINRIYGFYDECKRRYNIKLWKTFTDCFNCLPVAAIIDEKIFCMHGGLSPELNSMDQIRRIVRPTDVPDTGLLCDLLWSDPEKEISGWGENDRGVSFTFGQDVVHNFLRKHDLDLICRAHQVVEDGYEFFAKRQLVTLFSAPNYCGEFDNAGAMMSVDETLMCSFQILKPVEKKKGMAK, encoded by the exons ATGGTGTCATTAGACGTCGATGTCGACGCCGTCATCAGCAAGCTCTTGGAAGTCCGAGGAAGCCGACCGGGGAAGCCGGTGCAGCTCACAGAGGCTGAGATTCGAGGCCTCTGTCACAAATCTCGGGAAATCTTCATCAGTCAGCCGATTCTGCTGGAGCTTGAGGCCCCGATAAAGATATGCGGTGATATTCACGGCCAGTACTACGATCTACTACGGTTGTTTGAATACGGTGGTTTTCCCCCAGAAGCAAATTATCTTTTTTTAGGCGACTACGTTGACAGAGGCAAACAGAGTCTGGAGACTATCTGTCTACTTCTAGCTTACAAGATCAAGTATCCCGAAAACTTCTTCCTGTTGCGTGGCAATCATGAATGCGCCTCCATCAACCGGATCTACGGCTTCTATGATGAAT GCAAGAGACGGTACAACATTAAACTTTGGAAGACATTCACGGATTGCTTCAACTGCCTTCCTGTGGCAGCCATAATCGATGAAAAGATCTTCTGTATGCATGGTGGACTGTCGCCGGAGCTCAACAGCATGGACCAAATCAGAAGGATTGTCAGGCCCACTGACGTTCCTGATACAG GTCTTCTTTGTGATCTGTTATGGAGCGACCCAGAAAAGGAGATATCCGGGTGGGGCGAGAATGATCGAGGAGTCTCGTTCACATTCGGGCAGGATGTTGTCCACAACTTCCTCAGAAAGCATGATCTGGACCTCATATGTCGGGCTCACCAA GTGGTAGAGGATGGCTATGAGTTTTTCGCGAAACGTCAATTGGTTACGTTGTTTAGTGCCCCTAACTACTGCGGAGAGTTTGACAATGCGGGTGCAATGATGAGCGTCGACGAGACGCTCATGTGTTCGTTCCAG ATCCTCAAACcagtggaaaagaagaaaggcatgGCCAAATAA
- a CDS encoding hypothetical protein (encoded by transcript TGME49_310690~Signal peptide predicted by SignalP 2.0 HMM (probability 0.991) with cleavage site probability 0.190 at residue 25): MKTVAVAVVACAALSLRSSIQLSPAAAEAPLQSEVAAQAQALQKLNAEIAELRRQLQTAGAKEQAASGISAVSGVQMGISYPGTAGAVPLEGAAGAPATTAQKTPLIIVAPKRMMSFNNLYDKMVLEAQTMGTEANSLMKTQDDSLTDPAERLKMLRKEEEEAAKMEAFYKADEAEINYATKEYPKGLLGRAKSFLHDLQH; the protein is encoded by the exons ATGAAGACCGTTGCCGTTGCAGTCGTTGCATGTGCTGCGCTCTCATTGAGAAGTAGTATCCAGCTCTCGCCAGCAGCAGCAG AGGCTCCACTCCAAAGTGAAGTTGCTGCGCAAGCGCAAGCACTACAGAAACTTAATGCGGAGATCGCTGA GCTACGTCGACAGCTGCAAACAGCAGGAGCAAAGGAGCAGGCTGCAAGTGGAATCTCTGCAGTTTCTGGGGTCCAAATGGGTATAA GTTATCCGGGCACTGCGGGAGCCGTACCCCTCGAAGGCGCCGCAGGGGCACCGGCAACAACGGCTCAAAAAACTCCCCTGATTATTGTAGCTCCAAAG CGGATGATGAGTTTCAATAATCTGTACGACAAAATGGTTTTGGAGGCGCAAACGATGGGCACCGAAG CTAACTCACTTATGAAAACACAAGATGACTCCTTAACTGATCCG gcagagagactgaagaTGTTAAGGAAG gaagaggaagaggccgcTAAAATGGAAGCCTTCTACAAGGCCGATGAGGCAGAAATAAATTAT GCGACTAAAGAATACCCAAAAGGTCTGCTGGGACGCGCAAAATCATTTTTGCACG ACCTGCAACACTGA
- a CDS encoding aminotransferase, class I/II superfamily protein (encoded by transcript TGME49_310680): MRTPPKETMGVCLGSCCRKTDTIPLCKGVHHTFWTVMLWWLPPSLLPSFCPRGAGLPFDGMCGNQFLFSNTGNLRCSAQMAFPDATEGVSARWDVGTQTPHGGQEWRDMSNFVEDFSVTTNGLRTPKRALEVAAAALREVSHYPSCDHEPACSGVATFLRGEPRSFAERTDINEKEIERIKKRLVLGNGASELIDLCTRLSCASTWSPGPTDVQYKEYERSAANNGLQLQDHKQAELVCAVNPCNPTGDFMEIEAMKRFIEDRKNGVTVMVDESMIFWFGPNWRSQSLVNQEDWVNKLYETRGIKVFVIHSWTKIWACPGLRVGSILAPHPEAAKRIRKHQVPWSLNTLAIAFLSEVVKDYDYMSETWKLTPRWSDAFRKTLQGIRPEWDIKGRKWLPFVWIDTKCSNAARFYVETCRTRGVPIRWGAHGYQRPTYIRVAVRDPKEAAIVVDALRTPLSSP, from the exons ATGCGCACGCCCCCGAAAGAAACGATGGGAGTTTGCCTGGGTTCATGCTGCCGGAAGACTGACACAATACCGTTATGCAAAGGCGTGCATCACACTTTTTGGACAGTCATGCTGTGGTGGttgcctccgtctctcctcccttcgtttTGTCCTCGTGGAGCTGGTCTGCCTTTTGATGGAATGTGTGGTAACCAATTTCTTTTCTCTAACACCGGTAACTTACGGTGTTCCGCGCAGATGGCGTTCCCCGACGCAACTGAAGGCGTCAGTGCAAGATGGGATGTGGGAACGCAGACACCACACG GTGGTCAAGAATGGAGGGATATGTCCAACTTCGTTGAGGATTTCAGTGTCACGACAAACGGTCTCCGCACGCCGAAGAGGGCTCTGGAAGTCGCTGCTGCAGCACTTCGTGAGGTTTCCCACTACCCGAGCTGTGACCATGAGCCCGCATGCTCGGGCGTCGCAACTTTCCTTCGGGGCGAGCCACGCTCTTTCGCAGAGCGAACGGATATTAACGAAAAAGAGATTGAGCGGATTAAGAAACGGCTTGTTCTCGGTAACGGAGCCAGCGAGCTCATTGATTTGTGTACAAGGCTCTCTTGTGCTTCAACCTGGAGCCCAG GCCCCACTGATGTGCAATACAAAGAATACGAGAGGTCCGCAGCAAATAATGGACTCCAACTGCAAGATCATAAGCAGGCAGAACTTGTTTGTGCTGTCAACCCCTGCAACCCTACGG GCGATTTCATGGAAATTGAGGCGATGAAAAGGTTCATCGAAGATCGTAAAAATGGAGTCACAGTGATGGTAGATGAGTCAATGATTTTCTGGTTTGGACCAAACTGGCGTTCCCAGAGTCTTGTCAACCAAG AGGACTGGGTTAACAAGCTGTACGAAACACGCGGAATCAAAGTATTCGTAATACACTCCTGGACGAAGATCTGGGCGTGCCCC GGACTTCGAGTTGGTTCTATTTTGGCGCCTCATCCAGAAGCGGCGAAGCGGATACGGAAGCATCAGGTTCCG TGGTCGCTTAACACACTAGCGATTGCCTTTCTATCGGAAGTGGTGAAGGACTATGACTATATGAGCGAAACGTGGAAATTAACGCCACGATGGAGCGATGCGTTCCGCAAAACACTTCAAGGAATCCGACCTGAATGGGACATCAAAGGGCGGAA GTGGCTGCCGTTCGTATGGATTGACACGAAATGTTCCAACGCCGCACGCTTCTACGTGGAAACATGCAGGACAAGAGGTGTGCCAATACGTTGGGGAGCACACGGCTACCAGAGGCCAACATACATACGCGTAGCTGTCCGTGACCCGAAAGAG GCTGCCATTGTTGTTGATGCTCTGCGCACGCCTCTCTCAAGTCCTTAA